From a region of the Eretmochelys imbricata isolate rEreImb1 chromosome 6, rEreImb1.hap1, whole genome shotgun sequence genome:
- the TIMM10 gene encoding mitochondrial import inner membrane translocase subunit Tim10 isoform X2, translating to MPEAPVARVFPVGGGKSRYIREKAAGLGLTSDPREQVAASQPNAGDLVIWGAMDPLRAQQLAAELEVEMMADMYNRMTNACHRKCVPPHYKEAELSKGESVCLDRCVSKYLDIHERMGKKLTELSMQDEELMKRMQQGAGPV from the exons ATGCCGGAAGCGCCTGTTGCTCGCGTGTTTCCGGTTGGCGGGGGAAAGTCACGTTACATCCGGGAGAAAGCGGCCGGCCTGGGCCTGACCTCTGACCCCAGG GAGCAAGTCGCTGCCTCCCAGCCCAACGCCGGGGACTTGGTCATTTGGGGCGCAATGGATCCGCTCAGGGCCCAGCAGCTGGCAGCCGAGCTGGAGGTGGAGATGATGGCTGACATGTACAACAG AATGACCAACGCCTGTCACCGGAAGTGCGTTCCTCCCCACTACAAGGAGGCAGAGCTCTCCAAGGGGGAGTCTGTGTGCCTGGACCGCTGTGTCTCCAAGTACTTGGACATCCACGAGCGCATGGGCAAGAAACTGACAGAGCTTTCCATGCAGGATGAGGAGCTGATGAAGAggatgcagcagggggcagggccagtgtAG
- the TIMM10 gene encoding mitochondrial import inner membrane translocase subunit Tim10 isoform X1, producing the protein MDPLRAQQLAAELEVEMMADMYNRMTNACHRKCVPPHYKEAELSKGESVCLDRCVSKYLDIHERMGKKLTELSMQDEELMKRMQQGAGPV; encoded by the exons ATGGATCCGCTCAGGGCCCAGCAGCTGGCAGCCGAGCTGGAGGTGGAGATGATGGCTGACATGTACAACAG AATGACCAACGCCTGTCACCGGAAGTGCGTTCCTCCCCACTACAAGGAGGCAGAGCTCTCCAAGGGGGAGTCTGTGTGCCTGGACCGCTGTGTCTCCAAGTACTTGGACATCCACGAGCGCATGGGCAAGAAACTGACAGAGCTTTCCATGCAGGATGAGGAGCTGATGAAGAggatgcagcagggggcagggccagtgtAG